GGCGATGTGGCTGCTGGCGGTGGCCAGCCTGGTCACCTGCGCGCAGCGCCTGCGCACGGTGCGGACCTCGCCGGGAGCCAGCGATCCCATGGATCCCGTGGCGGGATCGAGCGAGCCGTGATCGTGGGTCGCCTGGCGGTGACCCATACCGCCACCGACTGGGCGTACGCGGCCGGCTGGATGGCCATGCGGGCACTGCCGGAGTTCGCCGCGCGCAGCGCATTCGACGCCGGAGCGCGGTATGCGGCCCGCCGCGGCGGGCCCGACCAGTTGCGTAAGAACCTGGCCCGCGTCATCGGCGCGCGCCCGGCCGACGTGCCGGACGCGCTGATGCGCGCCTCGCTGGCCTCCTATGGCCGCTACTGGCGGGAGACCTTCCGCCTGCCGACGATGGACCTGCCCGCGCTGGCGCGCCGGCTCGACGACTCGATGCTGGGGCAAGACCATCTGGATGCGGCGCTGGCCGCCGGCCGCGGCGCGGTGCTCGCGCTGCCGCACAGCGGCAACTGGGACATGGCCGGGGTATGGCTGGCGCACGCCCACGGCACCTTCACCACCGTCGCCGAGCGCCTCAAACCCGAGTCGCTGTACCGGCGTTTCATCCGTTACCGGGAAAGCCTCGGCTTCGAAGTGCTGCCGCTGTCCGGCGGCCAACGACCACCCTTCGAGGTGTTGTGCGACCGGCTGCGGGACAACCGGGTGGTGTGCCTGATGGCCGAGCGCGACCTGACCCGCACCGGTGTCGAGGTCGAGTTCTTCGGCGAACCCACCCGGATGCCGGCCGGGCCGGCGAAACTGGCGATCGCGACCGGGGCGGCCTTGCTGCCGGTGCACTGCTGGTTCGAGGAGAACGGCTGGAAACAATCGATACACCCGGCGCTGGACTGCACCGGCGGCGACGTCTGTGATGTTCAAGCCATCACCCAGGCGCTGGCCGATCAGTTCGCCAAGAACATCGCCGCCCACCCCGAGGACTGGCATATGCTGCAGCCGCAGTGGCTGGCCGACCTGTCCACTGACAGGCGGGCCAAACGGGCCCGGCTGGGGGAAGTTTGATGCGGATCGGGATGGTGTGCCCGTACTCGTTCGACGTGCCGGGCGGGGTGCAGTCCCATGTCTTGCAACTGGCCGAGGTGATGCGCGCCCGCGGCCACCAGGTGAGCGTGCTGGCGCCGGTGTCGCCGCGCGCCTCGCTGCCCGACTACGTCGTCTCCGCCGGCAGGGCCGTCCCCATTCCCTACAACGGGTCGGTGGCCCGGCTGCGGTTCGGTCCGGCCACCCACCGCAAGGTCAGGAGGTGGCTCATACAGGGTGACTTTGATGTGCTGCACCTGCATGAGCCCAACGCGCCCAGCCTGTCGATGCTGGCCCTGAACATCGCTGAGGGGCCGATCGTGGCGACGTTTCACACGTCGACCACCAAATCGCTGACCCTGACGGTCTTCCAGGGCATCCTGCGGCCGATGCACGAGAAGATCGTCGGCCGCATCGCGGTGTCCGACCTGGCCCGGCGCTGGCAGATGGAGGCGCTGGGCACCGACGCGGTGGAGATCCCCAACGGCGTCGACGTCGCCTCGTTCGCCTCGGCACCGCGGCTGGACGGATACCCGCGGCCGGGCAAAACGGTGTTGTTCCTCGGCCGCTACGACGAGCCCCGCAAGGGCGTGTCGGTGCTGCTCGACGCGCTGCCACGGGTGATCGAGCGCTTCGGCGACGTGCAGCTGCTGATCGTCGGACGCGGCGACGAGGACCAATTGCGCGGCCAGGCAACCGGATTGGTGAAACACCTCCGCTTTCTCGGCCAGGTCGACGACGCCGGCAAAGCGTCGGCGATGCGCAGCGCCGACGTCTACTGCGCGCCCAACACCGGAGGGGAGAGTTTCGGCATTGTCCTGGTCGAGGCGATGGCCGCCGGCACCCCGGTGGTGGCCAGCGACCTGGACGCCTTCCGGCGCGTGCTGCGCGACGGTGAGTGCGGGCGGCTGGTACCGGTTGACCCCCCAGATTTGCAGGCCGCCGCGCTGGCCGACGCGCTCATCGAGGTGCTGGAGAACGACGTGCTGCGCGAACGTTACGTGGCGGCCGGTTCGAAGGCGGTTCAGCGGTACGACTGGTCGGTGGTGGCCAGCCAGATCATGCGGGTGTACGAGACCGTCGCCGGCCCGGGTGCCAAGGTCCAGGTGGCCAGCTGATGACGTGGCTGATCGTCGCTGTCTTGGTATTGGTGGCGCTGGTCAGCTTGGCCGGCGCCTGGGCGTATCGGACGGCCAACCGGCTGGACCGGCTGCATGTCCGCTACGACCTGTCGTGGCAGGCGCTGGACGGTGCGCTGGCGCGGCGCGCCGTCGTGGCGCGCGCTGTCGCGATCGACGCCTATGGCGGCGCGTCGAAAGCCGCCGAGGGGAGGCGGCTCGTGGCGCTCGCCGACGCCGCGGAGGGCGCACCCCAGCACGCGCGTGAGGCGTGCGAAAACGAGCTTTCGGCCGCGCTGGCGATGGTTGATCCGGCGTCACTGCCGGCCGGTCTGATCGCCGAGTTGGCCGACGCCGAGGCCCGCGTACTGCTGGCCCGCCGATTCCACAACGACGCAGTTCGCGACACCCTCGCGCTGGCCGAGCGGCACCTGGTGCGCGCGTTTCGGCTCGGCGGAACCGCTTCGCTGCCAAGCTATTTCGAAATCGTCGAGCCGCCGCAGACGTTGGCGCAAGGCGGCTCGAGCGCGCCAGGCGTGCTCAGGCACCGCACGTCGGCGCGGGTGGTGCTGCTCGACGAGGCCGGCGCCGTGCTGCTGCTGTGCGGGTCGGACCCGGCAAATCCCGCCTTTGGAGACGGGGCCGCGCCGAGGTGGTGGTTCACCGTCGGCGGGGAGGTGCGGGACGGCGAGCGGCTGGCCGAGGCCGCCGCACGGGAATTGGCCGAAGAGACCGGTCTGCGGGTCGCGCCGGCCGACTTGGTCGGGCCCATCTGGCGCCGCGACGAGGTCTTCGAGTTCAACGGCTCACTGATCGACAGCGAGGAGTTCTTCTTCGTTCACCGCACGCACCGGTTCGAGCCGTCAACGGCCGGGCGGACCGAGCTGGAACGCCGCTACCTCCACGGTCACCGCTGGTGCGACGCCGCCGACATCGCCCACCTGGTGGCCGGCGGCCAGACCGTGTACCCGCTTCAGCTGTCCGAACTGCTTACCGACGCCCACACGCTGGCCGGCGGGCGGGCGCCGCGCCAGCTGCAGTCCATCCGCTGATCCTTAGGCGGGTTTGGCTGCCTCGATGAATCGCGCCAGTTCGCCGGGGATGTCGGGTCCGGTGGGTTGGTAGATCACCTCGGTGATGCCGTCGGCGGCGAACGCCCGCAGGCGCTCGTGCAGTTCGGCCGCGGTGCCCGTCAGCGTGGTGGTCGGGATTGCTTTCCAGCCGCCGGCCTCCCACGCCGCTCGGTCGATGTCGTTGAGAGCGACGAGATGACGGTCGTGAATCGCGAAATGCCGTTCTTCCGGGTCGATTTGGTTGACGGCGTCCAGCCAGACCCGCCCGGCCGGCAGCGCTGTGACGTCGCCCCCGAATTCATATGCGGCGTGGTAGGCCAGGGCGTTGCCGGGTCCCGCCGCGGCCTGGACTCTGGGCGAATCGAGCCGCTCGCCGGCGGCGAGCACGGTGCCGTGTACGCCCAGCGCGGCCCAGCTGAACTGGTTGGCGAAACCCGTCTCGCCGTTCACGGTGAACAACCCGTCCGCCAAATCCAGTGCGGCGGCAAGGCCTTTGGGGCCCAGCGCCGAGATCAGCACCGGCACGTCGATCGGCCGGCGCGGGGCGTGGCCGTCCGGGTGTAGCATCCGCATGCGCTGTCCGCGCCACTCGACGGTCTCGCCGTTCAGCAGCCTTCGGAAGCCGCGGACGTAGTCCGCGAGGTGTTCCCAGCTGACCGGCTTGGCGCCCATCGCGCGGGCGCCGGCGAAGCCGGTGCCGAAGGCGACGGCGACCCGGCCCGGCGCCATCGCGGACAGGGTCGCCGCGCCGGAGGCGTTCACCATCGGGTGACGCAACGAAGGGACCAGCACGCCCGGGCCGAGTCCGATCCGCTCGGTGCGTTGCGCGGCCAAAGCCAGCATCATCCAGACGTCCGGACCCTGTTGCGGCGTGTCGTGCAGCCATGCCCGGTCATAGCCGAGTTCCTCGGCGATCGCGATGTGCCTGGGCGACTCCAGCGAGGTGGCGAATTGAGCCGAAACCTGCATCGTGACGCTCCTTATCCGTGTCGGGTCCGCCTTAGTGGACAGATCCGTCTAATGCGTGAAGTCGCGATTCCATTCCCCGTTCGGTCACCATCCCGTGTGAGCGAGCCCACGCCACGCCGCCTTGTATTGATTAGACAGGTCTGTCTAATATAACGAGGACTA
The nucleotide sequence above comes from Mycobacterium malmoense. Encoded proteins:
- a CDS encoding LLM class flavin-dependent oxidoreductase, with product MQVSAQFATSLESPRHIAIAEELGYDRAWLHDTPQQGPDVWMMLALAAQRTERIGLGPGVLVPSLRHPMVNASGAATLSAMAPGRVAVAFGTGFAGARAMGAKPVSWEHLADYVRGFRRLLNGETVEWRGQRMRMLHPDGHAPRRPIDVPVLISALGPKGLAAALDLADGLFTVNGETGFANQFSWAALGVHGTVLAAGERLDSPRVQAAAGPGNALAYHAAYEFGGDVTALPAGRVWLDAVNQIDPEERHFAIHDRHLVALNDIDRAAWEAGGWKAIPTTTLTGTAAELHERLRAFAADGITEVIYQPTGPDIPGELARFIEAAKPA
- a CDS encoding phosphatidylinositol mannoside acyltransferase, which translates into the protein MIVGRLAVTHTATDWAYAAGWMAMRALPEFAARSAFDAGARYAARRGGPDQLRKNLARVIGARPADVPDALMRASLASYGRYWRETFRLPTMDLPALARRLDDSMLGQDHLDAALAAGRGAVLALPHSGNWDMAGVWLAHAHGTFTTVAERLKPESLYRRFIRYRESLGFEVLPLSGGQRPPFEVLCDRLRDNRVVCLMAERDLTRTGVEVEFFGEPTRMPAGPAKLAIATGAALLPVHCWFEENGWKQSIHPALDCTGGDVCDVQAITQALADQFAKNIAAHPEDWHMLQPQWLADLSTDRRAKRARLGEV
- a CDS encoding NUDIX hydrolase, with amino-acid sequence MTWLIVAVLVLVALVSLAGAWAYRTANRLDRLHVRYDLSWQALDGALARRAVVARAVAIDAYGGASKAAEGRRLVALADAAEGAPQHAREACENELSAALAMVDPASLPAGLIAELADAEARVLLARRFHNDAVRDTLALAERHLVRAFRLGGTASLPSYFEIVEPPQTLAQGGSSAPGVLRHRTSARVVLLDEAGAVLLLCGSDPANPAFGDGAAPRWWFTVGGEVRDGERLAEAAARELAEETGLRVAPADLVGPIWRRDEVFEFNGSLIDSEEFFFVHRTHRFEPSTAGRTELERRYLHGHRWCDAADIAHLVAGGQTVYPLQLSELLTDAHTLAGGRAPRQLQSIR
- a CDS encoding glycosyltransferase family 4 protein, producing the protein MRIGMVCPYSFDVPGGVQSHVLQLAEVMRARGHQVSVLAPVSPRASLPDYVVSAGRAVPIPYNGSVARLRFGPATHRKVRRWLIQGDFDVLHLHEPNAPSLSMLALNIAEGPIVATFHTSTTKSLTLTVFQGILRPMHEKIVGRIAVSDLARRWQMEALGTDAVEIPNGVDVASFASAPRLDGYPRPGKTVLFLGRYDEPRKGVSVLLDALPRVIERFGDVQLLIVGRGDEDQLRGQATGLVKHLRFLGQVDDAGKASAMRSADVYCAPNTGGESFGIVLVEAMAAGTPVVASDLDAFRRVLRDGECGRLVPVDPPDLQAAALADALIEVLENDVLRERYVAAGSKAVQRYDWSVVASQIMRVYETVAGPGAKVQVAS